The Candidatus Neomarinimicrobiota bacterium sequence CCCTCTCTGCAGTCGAATTTCAATTTGAGGGTAGTACCCTGTTCGCCGGGCAGGCAGGCATGGCGGCTCTGGCAGCTACCATAGGCGGGTTGAGTTGGGGTTTGGGATACATGGGGCAGCCTCATCTCCTCACGCGCTTTATGGCCATTGATAAAGCCTCGAATATTAAGATCAGCCGCCGCATCGCCATTTCATGGGCGGTGCCTGCCTTTTTTGGCAGCATGTTTATTGGTCTCACAGGATATTTTCTACTTCAGGCAAGTGGTATGAGTTACGATGGCCAGGTGTTAACCGGTGTGGCTTCCCTGAGCGATCCAGAAAAACTGATGCCCATCATGGCTCAAAATCTTTTGCATCCCTGGATTGCCGGAATTTTTATTTCTGGAGCGATTGCTGCCATGATGTCAACGGCAGATAGCCAGCTGCTGGTCTCCACCACCGTTCTTACCGAGGATCTCATAGGCAATTTCTTTCAGAAGCTGAAAAATCGCTTCGACTTGCTTGCCATTGGGCGAGTACTGACGATCCTGATCGGATTATTGGCGTTTTATCTAGCCTGGCAATCAACTGACCTTGTATTTGAAATGGTTAGCTATGCCTGGGGTGGTCTGGGCGCGTCTTTTGGTCCTGCCCTACTACTCACATTGTGGTGGAAACGAGTTAGTACTTCAGGTGTAATTGCAGGTATGATCTCGGGAACTTTATTTACAGTGGTCGATTTGTTTGGTGATTGGGTAAGCGTTCGATTTTCAGCATTTCTCATTGCCCTGCTCGCCGTTTACATCTTTTCAATCCTCAAACCTGATAATTCAGCAGAATTGCCTAAGGGCTCATAATGAACGGGTATAAATCTTCAGTAAATGGCCTTGAGAATTGACCATGTCTCTAAAGGTCTTGTTGACTATCCCAAATCATTGTTAAATATTATATTTTTAAGGATGCAAATGAGTTACTTGAGATTCAATTGAAGTAATTGCAAATTTCTTGCAAATATTTCAATATAAATCATTGACATGTGACCTATTGACTACTATTTTTATCATGATTTTACAGGGACATCGGTC is a genomic window containing:
- a CDS encoding sodium/proline symporter; protein product: MDPVTLGFILYLMLILGVGFYTAHLTKSMKDFALGGQRLGPWVIAFSERASGESAWLILGLPGAALVAGLLELWTVVGCISGIIFSWFFIAQRLREATEEYNALTLPELFAKRFRDERGILRILASLIITFFFTFYVAAQFSGAGKVLNVTFGVTHMQGMLIGAVIIVFYTLMGGFLAVAWTDLVQGIIMIGTLVILPVVAFIEIQALSAVEFQFEGSTLFAGQAGMAALAATIGGLSWGLGYMGQPHLLTRFMAIDKASNIKISRRIAISWAVPAFFGSMFIGLTGYFLLQASGMSYDGQVLTGVASLSDPEKLMPIMAQNLLHPWIAGIFISGAIAAMMSTADSQLLVSTTVLTEDLIGNFFQKLKNRFDLLAIGRVLTILIGLLAFYLAWQSTDLVFEMVSYAWGGLGASFGPALLLTLWWKRVSTSGVIAGMISGTLFTVVDLFGDWVSVRFSAFLIALLAVYIFSILKPDNSAELPKGS